Proteins from a genomic interval of Paenibacillus sp. FSL H8-0048:
- a CDS encoding rod shape-determining protein has translation MLGGFTKDLGIDLGTANTLVYVRGKGIVVREPSVVAINTDSKTIEAVGESAKKMIGRTPGNIRAIRPMKDGVIADFDTTATMIKYFIRQAQKQRSMFQRHPNVMVCVPSGITAVEQRAVEDATKQAGAREAYIIEEPFAAAIGADLPVWEPTGSMVVDIGGGTTEVAVISLGGIVTSRSVRVAGDDADESIIQYIKRQYNLMIGERTSEQLKMDVGSALPLEKAETMEIRGRDLVTGLPKTLTITSDEICEALSDTVNAIVEAVKVTLEKCPPELAADIMDRGIVLTGGGALLRNLDKLLARETGMPVIVAENPLDCVAIGTGKALENIHLFKSRSSSGLRSKR, from the coding sequence ATGTTAGGTGGTTTTACGAAAGACTTAGGAATTGACTTGGGGACAGCGAATACGCTTGTCTACGTGCGCGGTAAAGGGATTGTTGTCAGAGAGCCGTCCGTGGTAGCCATTAATACAGATAGCAAGACGATTGAAGCCGTAGGAGAATCTGCCAAAAAAATGATCGGACGCACGCCGGGCAACATCCGTGCCATCCGTCCAATGAAGGACGGGGTCATCGCTGATTTCGATACTACAGCAACCATGATCAAATATTTCATCCGCCAGGCCCAGAAGCAGCGCTCGATGTTCCAGCGCCATCCGAATGTCATGGTGTGTGTGCCCTCCGGAATTACAGCCGTTGAACAACGTGCGGTCGAGGATGCTACGAAGCAGGCCGGAGCACGGGAAGCTTATATTATCGAGGAGCCATTCGCTGCTGCGATCGGTGCAGATCTTCCGGTATGGGAACCAACCGGCAGTATGGTTGTAGATATCGGCGGCGGAACTACCGAGGTTGCGGTAATCTCACTCGGCGGTATTGTTACCAGCCGTTCTGTACGTGTCGCTGGAGATGATGCGGATGAGTCTATCATCCAATACATCAAGCGCCAGTATAACCTTATGATCGGTGAACGCACCTCCGAGCAGCTTAAGATGGATGTGGGCTCCGCCCTGCCGCTTGAGAAGGCTGAGACGATGGAGATCCGCGGACGCGATCTGGTAACCGGTCTGCCGAAGACGCTGACCATTACCTCCGATGAAATCTGTGAGGCTCTGTCCGACACTGTGAATGCAATTGTTGAAGCCGTGAAGGTTACGCTGGAGAAATGTCCGCCGGAGCTGGCCGCCGATATTATGGACCGCGGCATTGTGCTTACGGGCGGCGGCGCACTTCTGCGCAACCTGGACAAGCTGCTGGCGCGTGAGACCGGAATGCCGGTGATTGTGGCCGAGAATCCGCTGGACTGTGTTGCAATCGGCACAGGCAAGGCGCTGGAGAATATCCACTTGTTCAAGAGCCGCAGCAGTTCGGGTCTCCGCTCCAAACGCTAG